One Panicum virgatum strain AP13 chromosome 3N, P.virgatum_v5, whole genome shotgun sequence DNA segment encodes these proteins:
- the LOC120663610 gene encoding rho GTPase-activating protein 5-like: MTEVALLRAPTNLASPASRGSASSSLRYLANADSDVLPGSGSPEDPVGSTGSRRLQERRGQEAAEGSEEEEEERWSFLALLFELLPKSLLGCRTVDGGGEGERGGCGMEIGLPTDVQHVAHVTFDRFHGFLGLPVEFEPEVPRRAPSASASVFGVSTESMQCSYDSRGNSVPTILLMMQRRLYEQGGLRAEGIFRINAENSQEEFVRDQLNSGIVPDGIDVHCLAGLIKAWFREMPSGVLDSIPPGQVMQCQSEEDCARVAKCLPPTEAALLDWAVNLMADVVQEEQINKMNDRNIAMVFAPNMTQMADPLTALMYAVQVMNFLKMLVQKTLKDRGESNPEDVLLPQKDPSDENGHQKPSVTLDSLLEDGSRRPSFAKEEPLLNSPAHSTGDKPNETNTTEGVAAQASEVVTSVEDSTSCSQPANASPAAIADASGASATTFLQGKGSRSLNRRRARKSKGQSGTRTTPAAEKSRGVSIVSRINSKVERIEAWR, translated from the exons ATGACGGAGGTGGCGCTCCTCCGGGCCCCGACCAACCTCGCTTCCCCCGCAAGCCGcggctccgcctcctcctcgctgcGCTATTTAGCCAATGCCGACAGCGACGTGCTCCCAGGAAGCGGCAGCCCGGAAGATCCTGTGGGATCTACAGGGAGCCGACGACTCCAAGAACGGCGCGGGCAAGAGGCAGCAGAGgggtcggaggaggaagaagaggagcggTGGTCGTTCTTGGCGCTTCTGTTTGAGCTGCTGCCGAAGTCGCTGCTCGGGTGCAGGacggtcgacggcggcggcgaaggcgaacGCGGCGGCTGTGGGATGGAGATTGGGTTGCCCACGGACGTGCAGCACGTGGCGCACGTCACGTTCGATAGGTTCCATGGATTCCTGGGTCTCCCCGTTGAGTTCGAGCCCGAGGTGCCTCGCCGCGCTCCCAGCGCAAG TGCAAGTGTTTTTGGAGTTTCAACAGAATCCATGCAGTGTTCCTATGATTCCAGAGGAAACAGTGTCCCAACAATCCTCTTGATGATGCAGAGACGCCTTTATGAACAGGGTGGTCTTCGG GCAGAAGGTATCTTCCGTATAAATGCAGAGAATAGCCAGGAGGAGTTTGTGAGAGACCAGTTAAATAGTGGAATCGTTCCTGATGGCATTGATGTCCACTGTTTGGCTGGTCTAATCAAA GCCTGGTTTAGAGAGATGCCAAGTGGGGTGCTGGACTCTATCCCACCAGGACAGGTGATGCAATGTCAATCAGAAGAGGATTGTGCCCGGGTTGCGAAATGCCTTCCACCAACTGAAGCAGCTTTGCTTGACTGGGCTGTTAATCTAATGGCTGATGTAGTCCAAGAAGAACAGATAAACAAGATGAACGATCGCAATATTGCAATGGTTTTTGCACCGAATATGACTCAG ATGGCAGATCCTTTGACTGCACTAATGTATGCAGTCCAAGTGATGAATTTTCTCAAGATGCTGGTACAAAAGACCCTCAAGGATAGAGGAGAGTCCAATCCAGAGGATGTTTTGCTGCCCCAGAAGGACCCATCTGATGAAAATGGGCATCAGAAACCCAGTGTGACACTGGATTCTCTCCTTGAGGATGGATCCAGGCGCCCTTCTTTTGCCAAGGAAGAGCCCCTTCTGAACAGTCCTGCACACAGCACTGGTGATAAACCTAATGAAACCAATACCACTGAAGGAGTCGCTGCTCAGGCAAGTGAAGTCGTAACGAGTGTGGAGGACTCTACTAGCTGCTCGCAACCTGCAAATGCTAGTCCGGCTGCTATTGCTGATGCTTCTGGTGCGAGTGCTACAACTTTTCTTCAAGGCAAAGGGAGCCGAAGCCTGAATCGTAGGAGGGCGAGAAAGAGCAAGGGTCAGTCTGGTACACGTACTACACCTGCAGCTGAGAAATCAAGAGGTGTGAGTATTGTGAGCCGAATAAACTCCAAGGTTGAACGGATTGAAGCATGGAGATGA
- the LOC120663608 gene encoding protein FANTASTIC FOUR 3-like: MFSRNKQSMAAPMASDGGLRRLFEKPLPENPTLLEALSAWNRNIHPNKPIDPASFTEIFGELHLKEKQQPDRDILMSQPPPRSPPPRTASWLDIAAEAEMSNLNKDDSSLDGLLRPKPASTVKRSASFCMKKSSASLLLCTEGLGSESTVDADDMLKDGDAETAALSGHSKETDTDRSSDDVKDDTAGAVEEGKAEKRPLSFPPPIRSIGRGGGKPRPRVCFRSFREDGRFVLLEVVIPGKDLLQATRECGRLRLQFANGAAAAAVGEEVHQKTTAPSIQAKIS; this comes from the coding sequence ATGTTCTCGAGAAATAAGCAGTCGATGGCTGCGCCCATGGCGTCGGACGGTGGGCTGAGGCGTCTGTTCGAGAAGCCGCTGCCGGAGAACCCGACTCTGCTGGAGGCGCTGTCGGCGTGGAACCGCAATATCCATCCCAATAAGCCCATCGATCCGGCGTCCTTCACCGAGATCTTCGGCGAGCTCCACCTCAAAGAGAAGCAGCAGCCGGACCGAGACATCCTCATGTCGCAGCCACCGCCTCGCTCTCCTCCTCCGCGCACGGCGTCCTGGCTCGacatcgccgccgaggccgaaATGAGCAACCTAAACAAGGACGATTCGTCGCTGGACGGGCTCCTGAGGCCCAAGCCGGCGAGCACCGTGAAGAGGAGCGCGAGCTTCTGCATGAAGAAGAGCTCCGCGTCCCTGCTGCTGTGCACGGAGGGCCTCGGCTCCGAGAGCACCGTGGACgccgacgacatgctcaaggaCGGCGACGCCGAGACCGCCGCGCTTAGTGGGCACAGCAAGGAGACTGACACGGATAGAAGCAGCGACGACGTGAAGGACgacaccgccggcgccgtggaagAGGGAAAGGCGGAGAAACGGCCCCTGTCGTTCCCGCCGCCGATACGGTCgatcgggcgcggcggcgggaagcCGCGCCCGCGCGTGTGTTTCCGATCGTTCCGCGAGGATGGGCGGTTCGTGCTGCTGGAGGTGGTGATCCCCGGGAAGGATCTCCTGCAGGCGACACGCGAGTGCGGCCGGCTCAGGCTGCAGTTTGCCAACGGCGCCGCTGCAGCCGCTGTCGGCGAGGAGGTGCATCAGAAGACGACGGCACCAAGCATCCAAGCCAAGATATCTTAG